A stretch of the Streptomyces sp. NBC_00078 genome encodes the following:
- a CDS encoding coagulation factor 5/8 type domain-containing protein: MPLPDIGRRSVLVAAAAAAPVALGLSAPASAVPASAAPATSAPRAVRKPRRLPGGGDLGPNVLVFDPSTAGIQAKLDEVFKQQESAQFGTGRYALLFKPGTYHGLNAQLGFYTSIMGLGLSPDDTTINGDVTVDAGWFNGNATQNFWRSAENLALVPANGTNRWAVAQAAPFRRMHVRGGLNLSPTGYGWASGGYIADSRIDGEVGPYSQQQWYTRDSAIGSWLNGVWNMVFSGVEGAPAQSFPNPPYTTLDTTPVSREKPFLHVTGSSDLHVFLPEKRTNARGVTWGNGTPRGTSLPLSQFYVAKPGVSAATLNQALAQGLHLLLTPGIYHLDQPVQVNRANTVVLGLGYATLVPDNGVTALRVADVDGVRLAGFLVDAGRVNSPALLEIGPRGATRDHSANPTTVQDVFVRIGGAGAGKATTSMVVNSRHTIVDHTWVWRADHGEGVGWETNRADYGVVVNGDDVLCTGLFVEHFNKYDVQWNGQRGRTIFFQNEKAYDAPNQAAIQNGSVKGYAAYKVGDGVTAHEGWGLGSYCYYNVDPTIVQHSGFAAPNRAGVRFHDLLVVSLGGNGQYEHVINETGSPTSGTSTVPSTVVSYP; this comes from the coding sequence ATGCCCCTGCCTGACATCGGCCGGAGATCCGTGCTCGTTGCGGCGGCCGCCGCAGCCCCCGTCGCACTCGGCCTGTCCGCCCCCGCCTCCGCAGTCCCCGCCTCCGCGGCCCCCGCCACTTCCGCGCCGCGCGCCGTCAGGAAGCCGCGGCGCCTCCCCGGCGGCGGCGACCTCGGCCCGAACGTCCTCGTCTTCGACCCGTCCACGGCGGGCATCCAGGCCAAACTGGACGAGGTGTTCAAACAGCAGGAGTCGGCCCAGTTCGGCACCGGCCGCTACGCGCTGCTGTTCAAGCCGGGCACGTACCACGGCCTCAACGCCCAACTCGGCTTCTACACCTCGATCATGGGCCTGGGCCTCTCCCCCGACGACACGACCATCAACGGGGACGTCACCGTCGACGCGGGCTGGTTCAACGGCAACGCGACGCAGAACTTCTGGCGTTCGGCGGAGAATCTGGCCCTGGTCCCGGCCAACGGCACCAACCGGTGGGCGGTCGCCCAGGCGGCGCCGTTTCGCCGTATGCACGTTCGCGGTGGCCTCAACCTCTCGCCCACGGGCTACGGTTGGGCGAGCGGCGGCTACATCGCCGACAGCCGCATCGACGGCGAGGTCGGCCCGTACTCGCAGCAGCAGTGGTACACCCGGGACAGCGCGATCGGCAGCTGGCTCAACGGCGTCTGGAACATGGTGTTCTCCGGCGTGGAGGGCGCCCCCGCGCAGAGCTTCCCGAACCCGCCGTACACGACACTCGACACCACCCCGGTCTCCCGGGAGAAGCCCTTCCTCCACGTGACCGGCAGCTCGGATCTCCACGTCTTCCTGCCGGAGAAGCGGACGAACGCCCGCGGCGTCACCTGGGGCAACGGCACCCCGCGCGGCACCTCGCTGCCCCTGTCGCAGTTCTACGTCGCCAAGCCGGGCGTCTCCGCCGCGACCCTCAACCAGGCGCTCGCGCAGGGACTTCACCTGCTTCTGACGCCGGGGATCTACCACCTCGACCAGCCTGTCCAGGTGAACCGCGCCAACACGGTCGTCCTGGGCCTCGGTTACGCAACTCTCGTACCCGACAACGGAGTCACCGCGCTGCGTGTCGCCGATGTCGACGGTGTGCGTCTGGCGGGGTTCCTGGTCGACGCCGGGCGGGTCAACTCCCCCGCCCTGCTGGAGATCGGCCCGCGCGGTGCCACACGCGATCACTCCGCCAACCCGACCACCGTCCAGGACGTGTTCGTCCGCATCGGCGGCGCGGGCGCCGGCAAGGCCACCACCAGCATGGTCGTCAACAGCCGGCACACCATCGTCGACCACACCTGGGTGTGGCGCGCCGACCACGGCGAAGGCGTCGGCTGGGAGACCAACCGGGCGGACTACGGAGTGGTCGTGAACGGCGACGACGTCCTGTGCACCGGCCTGTTCGTGGAGCACTTCAACAAGTACGACGTGCAGTGGAACGGGCAGCGGGGGCGCACGATCTTCTTCCAGAACGAGAAGGCCTACGACGCCCCGAACCAGGCCGCGATCCAGAACGGCTCGGTGAAGGGCTACGCCGCCTACAAGGTCGGCGACGGGGTCACCGCGCACGAGGGCTGGGGCCTGGGCAGTTACTGCTACTACAACGTCGATCCGACGATCGTGCAGCACAGCGGCTTCGCCGCGCCGAACCGGGCCGGGGTGCGCTTCCACGACCTGCTGGTGGTCTCCCTGGGCGGCAACGGCCAGTACGAGCACGTCATCAACGAGACGGGTTCTCCCACCTCGGGGACGTCGACCGTGCCCTCCACGGTGGTGTCGTACCCGTGA